The Epilithonimonas zeae genome contains a region encoding:
- a CDS encoding DUF4450 domain-containing protein: MRRKTIFAGLLVLSAFSLSFSQSKHWQNNERELHYKEDKGDFLLVNGTYRFNRALYGDNRASRVEAGDLPEFALYLPGMGGNLQFVIQKGNSIKQLIKADKIETRYRPGTMLYEIKDPILGTGTLKLTVLAQAKEEGLVLKMETINVDSSTKIYAIYGGSSGTTFSRNGDIGADPESGFYLLPEYCLNNQFQLNKNHFQLNYLNKKKETQIVSGSFSNVNSLQQTDATTLEKLSEFTQNKTDKSPIVYASYSSQKQPVYIQVVKGKSDKNFSDEELKNIFNEAEKSRLTLTNRIQLKTPDADLNNFGANLAVAADGIWESPTFLHGAVAWRMRLNAWRGAYTADALSWHDRAKEHFESYANSQVLKPDFAPVEMDTMRHLARHEEKMGTSVFSSGYISRNPNDNTKPHHYDMNLVFFDQMFSHFNYTGDKEFLKKMWPTMVRHINWEKRNFKRGDLYDAYAAIWASDALQYSGGKVTHTSAYNYRANREMAKLAKIIGENPQPYEQEADAILKAMKNQLWIKDKGYFAEYKDALGNQIVHDKPGVWSIYHVSDAFILNEFEDYQNLQYINNYTPKIPITVKGADKKNYFTLATTNWQPYDWSINNVALAENLQTALAYWQAGRTEDAYQLWKGNLAESMYYGISPGNFEQLSHYDAFRGELYRDFADPIGVASRTLTEGLFGVYPNLLENKISIKPGFPKDWNSAELKLPDWEYQFTRTSKNTEYLFKSKYQNPVALEMQIPVNYSNIKSVKVNGKKVDWKIKPNSILQPFVQFETPKGKDFKIEINYSGEEIKNEQTDFTSYISENLQLNFDSKKKIKKIYDPQGLIKNSPPLKRWIRPKDEDGVVNNNEFQLINEERKGTFFVQVEQNGTTWWQPVNIDIRFPLETKWVNNKLQIQSKSSNNINGKLTVNGLNKTFNIQKNQSTLIEIPLNYLSRGTNLIVLDYNGIRQNIEITDWEIENQGQFNNISLASKYNEKVTEIFNQKYLSPRLEIPTLQLPWQGIGNWCYPLITAQIDDSGLMNKRKNDKVEFLDIPFLIDKTDKNIAFVSQWDNYSDSLEIPISGKGKKIYFLMAGSTNPMQSQIVNGKITVQYVDGSTTELELKNPTNWWPIEQDLFDDNFAFEIPDDKIPYRVKLKTGELYKGGTLSKYSSIKGFTDRQVDGGSATILDLPIDASKELKSIKLTAVSNDVVIGMMSATVLR, from the coding sequence ATGCGAAGAAAAACCATTTTCGCCGGACTTCTTGTTTTGTCGGCATTTTCACTTTCGTTTTCCCAGTCGAAACACTGGCAGAATAACGAACGTGAACTGCATTACAAAGAAGACAAAGGCGATTTTTTATTGGTCAACGGAACGTACAGATTCAATCGTGCTTTGTACGGAGATAATCGTGCATCGAGAGTTGAAGCGGGAGATTTACCGGAATTTGCATTATATCTTCCGGGAATGGGCGGAAATCTTCAATTTGTTATTCAAAAGGGAAATTCAATTAAACAATTAATTAAGGCTGATAAAATTGAAACACGTTACCGACCGGGAACGATGCTATACGAAATCAAAGATCCGATTTTGGGAACCGGAACTTTAAAACTGACCGTTTTGGCACAAGCTAAAGAAGAAGGTTTGGTTTTGAAAATGGAAACCATCAATGTAGATTCTTCAACAAAAATCTACGCAATTTACGGCGGTTCGAGTGGAACGACTTTCAGCAGAAATGGCGATATCGGCGCTGACCCGGAATCCGGATTTTATCTGTTGCCTGAATATTGTCTGAACAATCAGTTTCAGTTGAATAAAAATCATTTTCAGCTTAATTATTTAAATAAGAAAAAAGAAACTCAGATTGTTAGCGGAAGTTTTTCAAATGTCAATTCTTTACAGCAAACCGATGCAACGACTTTAGAAAAACTGTCTGAGTTTACTCAAAATAAAACGGACAAATCTCCAATTGTCTACGCTTCGTATTCTTCTCAAAAACAACCGGTTTACATTCAGGTTGTCAAAGGAAAATCAGACAAAAACTTTTCGGATGAAGAGTTGAAAAATATATTTAATGAAGCGGAAAAATCACGTTTGACATTAACGAACAGAATTCAGCTAAAAACTCCTGATGCAGATTTGAATAATTTCGGAGCCAATTTAGCGGTTGCTGCAGACGGAATTTGGGAAAGTCCGACCTTCCTTCACGGCGCAGTGGCGTGGAGAATGCGGTTGAATGCCTGGCGTGGCGCTTATACAGCAGATGCGTTGAGCTGGCACGACCGAGCAAAGGAACATTTTGAAAGTTACGCCAATTCGCAGGTTTTAAAACCAGATTTTGCACCGGTTGAAATGGATACGATGCGTCATCTTGCCCGACACGAAGAGAAAATGGGAACTTCCGTTTTTTCCAGCGGATATATTTCCAGAAACCCGAATGACAATACAAAACCGCACCATTACGATATGAATCTAGTATTTTTTGACCAAATGTTTTCGCATTTTAATTATACCGGAGACAAAGAATTCCTCAAAAAAATGTGGCCAACGATGGTTCGCCATATCAATTGGGAAAAAAGAAATTTCAAGCGTGGTGATTTGTATGATGCGTATGCAGCGATTTGGGCGAGTGATGCGCTGCAATATTCAGGTGGAAAAGTGACACACACGTCGGCGTATAATTACAGAGCCAACCGTGAGATGGCGAAACTGGCAAAAATAATTGGCGAAAATCCTCAACCTTACGAACAGGAAGCAGATGCGATTTTAAAAGCAATGAAAAACCAACTTTGGATCAAAGATAAAGGTTATTTTGCTGAATATAAAGATGCTTTGGGCAATCAAATTGTTCACGACAAACCAGGAGTTTGGTCTATTTATCACGTTTCGGATGCGTTTATTTTGAATGAATTTGAGGATTATCAGAACTTACAATACATTAATAATTACACTCCGAAAATTCCGATTACGGTAAAAGGTGCGGATAAGAAGAACTATTTCACGTTAGCAACAACCAACTGGCAACCGTACGATTGGTCGATAAACAATGTCGCTTTGGCGGAAAATTTACAGACGGCTTTAGCGTATTGGCAAGCCGGAAGAACTGAAGATGCCTACCAACTTTGGAAAGGAAATCTGGCCGAAAGTATGTATTATGGAATCAGTCCTGGAAATTTTGAACAGCTTTCTCATTACGATGCTTTTCGTGGAGAATTGTACCGTGATTTTGCTGACCCAATTGGTGTGGCTTCAAGAACTTTAACGGAAGGACTTTTCGGAGTTTATCCGAATTTACTGGAAAATAAAATCAGCATTAAGCCTGGTTTCCCAAAAGACTGGAATTCTGCCGAATTGAAACTTCCGGATTGGGAATATCAGTTTACCAGAACTTCAAAAAATACGGAGTATTTATTTAAATCAAAATATCAAAATCCGGTGGCGTTGGAAATGCAGATTCCTGTAAATTATTCCAATATCAAATCGGTGAAAGTGAATGGTAAAAAAGTAGATTGGAAGATTAAACCGAATTCCATTCTGCAACCCTTCGTTCAGTTTGAAACACCGAAAGGAAAAGATTTTAAGATTGAAATCAATTATTCCGGAGAAGAAATTAAAAACGAACAAACTGATTTCACTTCTTATATTTCTGAAAATCTTCAGTTGAATTTTGATTCAAAAAAGAAAATAAAAAAGATCTATGATCCTCAAGGACTAATTAAGAATTCCCCTCCCCTGAAGAGGTGGATTCGACCGAAGGACGAAGACGGGGTGGTTAATAACAACGAATTTCAATTAATTAACGAAGAAAGAAAAGGAACTTTTTTCGTACAAGTTGAGCAAAATGGCACAACCTGGTGGCAACCTGTGAATATCGACATTCGTTTTCCTTTGGAAACAAAATGGGTAAATAACAAACTTCAGATTCAGTCAAAATCTTCCAATAATATTAATGGAAAACTAACTGTTAATGGTTTAAATAAAACTTTTAACATTCAAAAAAATCAAAGTACATTGATAGAAATTCCTTTAAATTATTTAAGTAGAGGAACCAATTTAATCGTGCTTGATTATAATGGAATTAGACAAAATATTGAAATCACAGATTGGGAAATTGAAAATCAAGGTCAATTTAACAACATTTCATTAGCATCAAAATACAATGAAAAAGTTACCGAAATTTTCAATCAGAAATACCTTTCTCCAAGACTGGAAATTCCGACTCTACAGCTTCCGTGGCAGGGAATCGGAAATTGGTGTTATCCGTTAATCACGGCTCAAATCGATGACAGCGGATTGATGAATAAAAGAAAAAACGACAAAGTTGAATTCCTCGACATTCCTTTTTTAATTGATAAAACAGATAAAAATATTGCTTTTGTAAGTCAGTGGGACAATTATTCTGATTCTCTTGAAATTCCAATTTCAGGAAAAGGAAAGAAAATCTATTTTCTGATGGCTGGTTCTACCAATCCGATGCAGTCACAGATTGTGAATGGAAAAATTACGGTTCAATATGTGGAC
- a CDS encoding glycoside hydrolase family 28 protein gives MKKYIPFLFALVLSVSVSAQYKPWTSAKQPLKEIKALKKQIKAPKFRKADYLITDFGAVGDGKTKNTEAFRKAIEKCSAEGGGRVVVPNGVFLTGAIYLESNVNLHLTDSSTILFSQDSNDYPIVFTRWEGMECMNYSSLIYAYEEENIAITGKGTLDGNSDLDNWWFWCGATKYGYNASRPGRQNPARAKLHEYMANRTPARERIFGNGWYLRPNFVQPYKSKNFYMADVLVKNSPMWNLNPVLCENVLIERVKVISHGPNNDGFDPEACKNVWIKDSYFDTGDDCIAIKSGRDEDGRDIGRPAENHIIENCEMKDGHGGVVIGSEIAGGAKNIYAIENVMDSKNLDRALRIKTSSSRGGIIENVFFYNTKVGAYKEAAVRFNMHYEKPGNHIPTIRNIWVENLTVDKGGKYAVFSDAYESSPVTDFTMINAKMVGVQIPYKVDYMKNVTLKNVTVNGQPLTELKP, from the coding sequence ATGAAAAAATATATTCCATTTTTGTTCGCTTTAGTTTTGTCAGTTTCAGTATCGGCGCAATACAAACCGTGGACTTCCGCAAAACAGCCTTTAAAAGAAATCAAAGCTTTAAAGAAACAAATCAAAGCTCCAAAATTCAGAAAAGCAGATTATTTAATTACAGATTTCGGTGCAGTTGGGGACGGAAAAACAAAAAATACGGAAGCTTTCAGAAAAGCGATTGAAAAATGCAGTGCAGAAGGCGGAGGAAGAGTCGTGGTTCCAAACGGAGTCTTTTTAACTGGTGCAATTTATTTGGAATCCAATGTCAACCTTCATTTAACTGATAGTTCAACGATTCTTTTCAGTCAGGATAGCAACGACTACCCTATCGTTTTCACGCGTTGGGAAGGAATGGAATGTATGAATTATTCATCATTAATTTACGCTTACGAAGAAGAAAATATCGCTATCACAGGAAAAGGAACTTTGGATGGAAATTCAGATTTAGACAACTGGTGGTTCTGGTGTGGTGCTACAAAATATGGCTACAACGCATCCCGTCCGGGAAGGCAAAACCCGGCGAGAGCGAAACTTCACGAATATATGGCTAACAGAACGCCTGCGAGAGAAAGAATTTTTGGAAACGGATGGTATTTAAGACCGAATTTCGTTCAACCTTACAAGTCAAAAAACTTTTATATGGCGGATGTTTTGGTGAAAAATTCTCCGATGTGGAATCTGAATCCTGTTTTGTGTGAAAATGTTTTGATTGAAAGAGTAAAAGTCATCAGTCACGGACCCAACAACGACGGTTTCGACCCTGAAGCCTGTAAAAATGTATGGATTAAAGATTCTTACTTCGACACAGGAGATGACTGTATTGCCATCAAATCCGGAAGAGACGAGGACGGAAGAGATATCGGAAGACCTGCTGAAAACCACATTATCGAAAACTGCGAAATGAAAGACGGTCACGGCGGTGTTGTGATTGGAAGTGAAATTGCAGGTGGCGCAAAAAACATTTACGCCATTGAAAATGTGATGGACAGTAAGAATCTTGACCGTGCTTTAAGAATTAAAACAAGCTCAAGCCGAGGCGGAATTATCGAAAATGTATTTTTCTACAACACAAAAGTTGGCGCTTACAAAGAAGCGGCAGTGCGTTTCAATATGCATTATGAAAAGCCTGGAAATCACATTCCGACCATCAGAAATATCTGGGTTGAAAATTTAACTGTTGACAAAGGTGGGAAATATGCTGTATTTTCTGATGCCTATGAATCTTCGCCTGTAACAGACTTCACAATGATTAATGCTAAAATGGTTGGCGTGCAGATTCCTTATAAGGTTGACTATATGAAAAATGTGACTTTAAAAAATGTAACCGTTAACGGACAACCATTAACTGAGTTAAAACCATAA
- a CDS encoding alpha/beta hydrolase, translating to MKKAAFILLILIINLTSAQEKITLWPKGQMPNSKGLKLKTEEKDSRITQIKETELFAFFPPKEDRKQMSVIIIPGGGYYKLTYDLNGFQIAKWFNTLGITAFVLNYRLPTSLDLKQREIAPLQDVQAAIKHIRKNASEYGISPDQIGVIGTSAGGHLAASVSNISTDYTELKGDWETIPTIPNFAILVSPVIDLGEFAHLGSRNSLLGENASLEKISEYSMQNRVTEKTPPTILFHAQNDKTVPVMSSLLYYQAMTKNKVKGALFIFLEGEHKIGITNKNELTDNWKKLCSDWLKTLFQNK from the coding sequence ATGAAAAAAGCCGCATTCATTTTATTGATATTAATTATAAATCTGACTTCTGCTCAGGAAAAAATAACCTTGTGGCCAAAAGGTCAAATGCCGAATTCCAAAGGTTTAAAGTTAAAAACTGAAGAGAAAGACAGCAGAATTACACAAATCAAAGAAACCGAACTTTTTGCATTTTTCCCTCCCAAAGAAGACAGAAAACAGATGTCTGTCATCATCATTCCTGGTGGTGGATATTACAAATTGACTTATGATTTGAATGGTTTTCAAATTGCAAAATGGTTCAATACATTGGGAATTACAGCTTTTGTTTTGAATTACCGATTACCAACTTCTCTGGATCTTAAACAAAGAGAAATCGCTCCGTTACAGGATGTACAGGCCGCTATCAAACATATCAGAAAGAACGCTTCGGAGTATGGTATTTCGCCGGATCAGATAGGAGTTATAGGAACTTCTGCGGGTGGCCATTTGGCCGCATCTGTCAGTAATATTTCCACAGATTATACAGAATTGAAAGGCGATTGGGAAACCATTCCTACAATTCCGAATTTTGCGATTTTAGTTTCTCCTGTTATAGATTTAGGGGAATTTGCACACTTAGGAAGCCGAAACAGTTTGCTTGGCGAAAATGCTTCCCTGGAGAAAATCAGCGAATACTCTATGCAAAACCGCGTGACTGAAAAGACGCCACCAACAATTCTTTTTCACGCACAAAATGATAAAACTGTCCCCGTGATGAGCAGTCTTCTTTATTATCAGGCCATGACAAAAAACAAAGTAAAAGGCGCATTATTCATCTTTCTCGAAGGCGAACACAAAATCGGAATTACCAATAAAAATGAACTCACAGACAATTGGAAAAAACTCTGTTCTGATTGGCTTAAGACTTTATTTCAAAACAAATAA